TTGTTTCTATATACACTATGGGCGGGCTATTTAGGTTGGCAATGGCGAAGAGTACGAACTACTCAGAATGAGATTAATGAACTCAAGAAACAAGTGAAACCTGTTGCTGTTACACCAGAAGGAAAAGAGATCCCTTCGCCACCTTCTCCCATTGAAGTTAAAATTCAAGAACTCACTGAGGTATACAATTTACGATATTTGCAAACCTATATACACAACCATTGTCAAATGAACTTTTGTTTTGCAGTTGATTTGTCCTAAAAATAACTTTACCATTTTGGTTTCATTGATGCCTTAAAACTTGGAAATTTTACAGGAAAGGAAACTGTTGTTGAAAGGGTCATTCAAGGATAGACACTTCAATGCTGGTTCGATACTGCTGGGATTTGGAGTTTTAGAGTCAGTTGGTGGAGGGCTGAATACATGGTTGCGAACAGGAAAACTCTTCCCAGGGCCGCATCTGTTTGCTGGAGCAGGTGAGTGGCTATATTTTGAGTAGGAATACTTGTCGCAGTTAGTTCAGCAGCTAAGAAAATCGATACGGTTGTTTCCAAGTACTTACATGACAACACTCTTTAGAACAATAAAATTCTGTGTTTCATGGGTTATGACTTACTAGTGTTATGCTAAAATTTTGGGGTTTCAACAGGAATAACAGTGCTCTGGGCAGCAGCTGCTGCTCTTGTACCTGCAATGCAGAAAGGAAATGAAACAGCTAGAAGTTTACACATCGCGTTGAATACAATTAATGTGTTGCTATTTATATGGCAAATTCCAACAGGAATAGACATTGTCTTCAAAGTATTTGAGTTCACCAAATGGCCGTGAATTTTCTCTTTAGTATTCCATTACTGAAGTTTTCTTGCTTTGTGGAACATTTGTTGTTTTGCTGTGTTTCTTTCttaacctatcatcacttaatgtCATTGTAATATTTGTTCATTCAAACATGGGAAATAACATCACCTACAAAGTTTCTTTATAGTGTTTCACTGCCTTTATCCATTTATAGCCAAAATACTTAAATTAATAATTTTCATTTCATTCGCAAATACTTtcaattttcatttcattcaCCAATACTTGTGTTTTTCTATGGACTAACGATTGATACAGGAACTTATCTCATCTTTGCAATACAGCTCCGCGGAGTAGCAAAAAATTGGAACAACAAATAGAGGAAAATAGAGCACATCAGAGTGTTCGTCATGAATTCATTGCAACTTCTAATTTTTTCCTGTGATCAATGCATATCAAGAGCTTATCACATCTTTGCAATGCAGCACCGTAGTAACAATAAATTGGAACGCGAGGTATACTGTCGGAACAACAAATAAAGTTCGCACAATAAAAGAAAAAGACAGCACAAGAGGGTATATCGAGAATtttacaaaataagaaaataaggaaacCATAAAAAATTCAGAACAAAAATGAGCAAAAAGGGGTATTCTTTAGTAAGCATATATAACGTTATTATTCTAATGTCAGACTTGAAAACCTTACAATATAGCTTCACACTAATAGACCTAGGATACACATGAATTATCCGGTTATGATGCCTGCAAGAACGTCACTTTTCCCTCGTGCAAAGATTGTGTAAACAAGACGAATTCCATCAAGCCACCCATCCAAGGACTCCCATGTGTCAGCAACCTAATCAGGATTTGATGGACCAATTACTCTCGGGCTTTCGGCCATTTTTAACTTGAAGTAAGCATTAAAATCAACACCATTTTTTCTCCTCAGGTTTAAAATTTGCAACCAGAATGAAAAGAATGCTTACCAAGTAAACTGGTCCATTAACTGTATCAATACACAGACCTGCACCAGGAGGTAATGTGAGATCCGAACACGCTGATACAGAAACAATGTCAGGGACCTCGATTTTGATGACTGATTTATCAACGGTGCCTGCGGCCACTAACCTGCCTGAAGGGCTTTGAGATAACTGTTTTTGGTCACCCTTGTTAATCTACGGGAATAAATTTCACCGATTTAGTAAAATCTCCACAGGCATAATATTATTATCATAGACACTACAATTAACCTGGGATGTCATGCAGTTAGAAACATTATATTTAAAAAACTTATGCGGCACATGCACATGAAGATAAAGGTTAATAGTTCATAAAATTGACCTTGTTCTCCTCTTCTTCAGTCAAATAAAGTAGGTTCACATTTAAAGACAAGTGGTTTACACCAGTCCTTATATAAAACGGATTTGACCACATGGGAACTCGTCCTTCTAATAAAGAAAAGATCAAaacaaagcacaaagaaacaatGACACAGATGTGTAGAGTGACATCACGATATTTTTGTCACCTGGTGGAATAGAGAGGAAATTAAATAGACatacaaaataattataatttgCAATATCCAGATCAAAGACTATGAGAATGCAGCAAGGAAGCTAGATTCATGTCAAGAATAATATGTAATAATGGAAACAAGGCCAAACTTACCTGTTGGAGTCCTTCGTGATTCAAAACAAACTGTGTTCGCTTCCAATCACTGTGGGCTGCAACTGGATTCCCAACAGGTGGTGCAGTCAGATACCCAACTTTAAGATAGTGCAACGGTAGCTGTGAAGAAATGACTCTTGTCAGACATAATCGAACTCATTTACGGCTGCACTTTGGCATGTATTAGCAATTTAGCATAAATAACTACAAATACAACTAGTTTTTAAAGGACCATAGTAAAGTTCCATTTTTATCAAGAGAAAAATGCAACGACATAACTAAGGAAAAATGAATAACAAAAAGGATATATGAATCTGATAAGGCTTAGGATTGTCAGACAGATCAACACTAACCATTGAACGAACAAGTCTCAAGGCACTGCGGTAGACCTGCAGCATGTCACAAAGGTACATTAGAACTTCTGTTTGAGTAAACAATGATACATATATTACTATCCAATTATCATCAAAAATAAGCCAAATAGGTTAAATTCTAATATAGAAGCCTTTTACACTTTCTTATCTTAGATTATCCAGACCATTTATTTTGATCTTATTCACATATATTGGTATTTGCTAGAAACCACGACTCCGTTCTTGTGACTAAAATATTATATCATTACATTTAAAAATTGCTCCTACATCACATTTGCATAAGGTATTTCTTGACATGAATGAAAAACAGAACCTGTTCACTGAAGTTGTACTAGAAAGTTAATTTTCTAGTCtagattaaaataaaaataaattttaaatatgcCATAATACAAAAATCTGTGGCTGAGGAAAAAATATCCCCAAGTGTCAAATATGCTCAAGAGTCAAAAGTATTTGTTCTAAGAGTGAGGTACCCGCTGTTCTTTCCATGTGTGCACTTACTAAATTGACATAGATACCATCCTAGAGATTGGACACCAAAATATAGGAAATGAAACAAGAATACAGAGTTACTTACAGAGTAATTTGGTTTCAACGAATGAGCAGCTGCAATATAGATGGCCGATTGACTATAAAGCTCATCCGGTGACACTTCCTTTGCGTTTACCGGATCCCCGGTTCTTATTGTGTCCTCTGCTAACCCATACTGTTAAATAATAGAACTCAACAAGCTTAAGATTCACGTTTTTGCTTGTGGTGCTTGTGCATCAGATTGAAGAAAATTGCCAGAAAACATATACTAACCAGAACCGTGCCAAGGTTGTAGATTGCGCGATGGAAGTCAAACTGCAATCGGATTGCTGCACGAAACTGCCAAAATGATGCAAATGTGAAGTGGCTACTGCCAAAGCGATTACAGAAACATAAAACAGACATGTTCTACCAGCACAAAAGATATAAAGTGTGCAACTGATTGCTGATTACTACTACGAGCATCAAACTAGTCTCACGTGCTTATAGTTGACTTCTATACCTTATTGATTGCAGTTCTGACAATGGTCTGCTTTTCCCGAACAGGAACAATTGCACTGAGTTCCTAAATTGCACAATTATATCACATAAAAGAAGATTAGTTACTACTTACTAGCAGAAGACATGATGGGAAAGATTCCTGAAAAGTGGAACTTCAGACTCTTAGAATCATAATTTATGCAGAAATACAACTTTAGGAACTTGCTGTAAGATGAAAGTTGATACCTGTAAAGCAAGTCCCCAATTGTTAAGTGCCTGTGATAACAACGATCAGATGTAACTATAACAGGGTATGTATGCTAAAATCATGAGTTCAAAGCTTTAATACAGAAAAGTGAAAAGCATTAAGTGAATATTTTAAGGTGATGTATCTACCTGAGGACTGTTCCAGTTCAGGTGAACAGCTTTCTCATAATTTCTTGTTGCCTATGAAAGGGAACATATAATGAATgtaagaattaaatctaacgaTGACAGTGTACCTGAGGCATAACATAAAACCAATACTAAAGATAGACCTGTTTCCATAATTCTTCTGCCTCCTTAGTACGACCACGCATCTTTGCCCGATCGGAGATGGCAATAGCCCAATTGTA
The nucleotide sequence above comes from Papaver somniferum cultivar HN1 chromosome 8, ASM357369v1, whole genome shotgun sequence. Encoded proteins:
- the LOC113301541 gene encoding uncharacterized protein LOC113301541, with amino-acid sequence MAATLTFLSLPIKPLQTRSKLSNLNQLTKPQLIKASTDDNINKKKNPTELLRNLIHQTPHHLKSSPLPLTVFTLPFLLDPQDALAAGGEFGIFQGRTLALIHPIAMGGLFLYTLWAGYLGWQWRRVRTTQNEINELKKQVKPVAVTPEGKEIPSPPSPIEVKIQELTEERKLLLKGSFKDRHFNAGSILLGFGVLESVGGGLNTWLRTGKLFPGPHLFAGAGITVLWAAAAALVPAMQKGNETARSLHIALNTINVLLFIWQIPTGIDIVFKVFEFTKWP
- the LOC113301542 gene encoding protein HLB1-like isoform X2; its protein translation is MSANTDEPELENREKSELENGENPEIESIDKSEIPKVEVSELESIENSEIEKIENSELVNGGVQETIVSESDPKINDVKETEIGSQDSSSVVEEVKAKPELKKDEGNRTFTMRELLNELKEEESEIIDGDSRTSASPHSRESTQQQQQQHNNAAIDLINSVTGLDEEGRSRQRILTFAAKRYANTIERNPEDYDALYNWALVLQESADNVGPESSSPSKDSLLEEACKKYDEATQLCPTLHDAYYNWAIAISDRAKMRGRTKEAEELWKQATRNYEKAVHLNWNSPQELSAIVPVREKQTIVRTAINKFRAAIRLQFDFHRAIYNLGTVLYGLAEDTIRTGDPVNAKEVSPDELYSQSAIYIAAAHSLKPNYSVYRSALRLVRSMLPLHYLKVGYLTAPPVGNPVAAHSDWKRTQFVLNHEGLQQINKGDQKQLSQSPSGRLVAAGTVDKSVIKIEVPDIVSVSACSDLTLPPGAGLCIDTVNGPVYLVADTWESLDGWLDGIRLVYTIFARGKSDVLAGIITG
- the LOC113301542 gene encoding protein HLB1-like isoform X1; the encoded protein is MSANTDEPELENREKSELENGENPEIESIDKSEIPKVEVSELESIENSEIEKIENSELVNGGVQETIVSESDPKINDVKETEIGSQDSSSVVEEVKAKPELKKDEGNRTFTMRELLNELKEEESEIIDGDSRTSASPHSRESTQQQQQQHNNAAIDLINSVTGLDEEGRSRQRILTFAAKRYANTIERNPEDYDALYNWALVLQESADNVGPESSSPSKDSLLEEACKKYDEATQLCPTLHDAYYNWAIAISDRAKMRGRTKEAEELWKQATRNYEKAVHLNWNSPQALNNWGLALQELSAIVPVREKQTIVRTAINKFRAAIRLQFDFHRAIYNLGTVLYGLAEDTIRTGDPVNAKEVSPDELYSQSAIYIAAAHSLKPNYSVYRSALRLVRSMLPLHYLKVGYLTAPPVGNPVAAHSDWKRTQFVLNHEGLQQINKGDQKQLSQSPSGRLVAAGTVDKSVIKIEVPDIVSVSACSDLTLPPGAGLCIDTVNGPVYLVADTWESLDGWLDGIRLVYTIFARGKSDVLAGIITG